The following are from one region of the Ananas comosus cultivar F153 linkage group 20, ASM154086v1, whole genome shotgun sequence genome:
- the LOC109725486 gene encoding uncharacterized protein LOC109725486: MQRRSSERGRQGLVWAALIVCSVLAVLVIITGVVVFAVYLIYQPKMPYLHVPAAHLGRLDYDQSGTLGVEMVLIMVAENDNRAAAAGFSDVAFTLSFHGIDVALLRAGPFEVPRNSSLPLQYDARAGPVPLDADAMAAMDAALKAGLVPFDLAGQARTRWRVGLFLSVRFWTHLSCRLSFFWPNGTALHPNCTSRAH; encoded by the coding sequence ATGCAACGGCGCAGCTCGGAGCGCGGCCGGCAGGGGCTGGTGTGGGCGGCGCTGATCGTCTGCTCCGTGCTGGCGGTGCTGGTCATCATCACGGGCGTGGTGGTGTTCGCCGTCTACCTGATCTACCAGCCCAAGATGCCCTACCTCCACGTGCCGGCGGCGCACCTGGGCCGGCTGGACTACGACCAGTCCGGCACGCTCGGCGTCGAGATGGTCCTCATCATGGTCGCCGAGAACGACAACCGCGCGGCCGCCGCGGGCTTCTCGGACGTGGCCTTCACGCTCAGCTTCCACGGGATCGACGTCGCGCTGCTGCGCGCCGGCCCGTTCGAGGTGCCGCGGAACAGCTCGTTGCCGCTGCAGTACGACGCGCGGGCGGGGCCGGTGCCGCTCGACGCCGACGCCATGGCGGCCATGGACGCCGCGCTCAAGGCCGGCCTCGTGCCGTTCGACCTCGCCGGCCAGGCCCGCACGCGCTGGCGGGTCGGCCTCTTCCTCTCCGTCCGCTTCTGGACCCACCTCTCCTGCCGGCTCTCCTTCTTCTGGCCCAACGGCACCGCCCTCCACCCCAACTGCACCTCCCGCGCGCACTGA
- the LOC109725787 gene encoding uncharacterized protein LOC109725787 isoform X1 — protein MLLSWRFGPASQGRPNPEPKSCLPFCSTDITAALRSCSDGLSLGLAGGSRQRARLPFTSTEQFDTRDVEINESNRVMKSTLCSLSLVSTVAPLHFKSFSNYCNKSYTGFNGFCLRFKRFCSLGCKNQRQSEKRFTAAEYLPPWFSVAPMMDWTDNHFRTLARLISKHAWLYTEMVVAETIVHQKDNLDRFLAFPPEHHPIVLQIGGSNLENLAKATELASTYSYDEINLNCGCPSGKVAGHGCFGARLMFDPEFVGDAMSAIAANCDVPVSVKCRIGVDDRDSYEELCEFVHTVVSRSSTRHFIIHARKALLNGLSPAQNRQVPPLKYEYYFALLRDFPDVQFTLNGGITCTNQVNAAKRQGAHGVMVGRASYNNPWFTLGHVDKEVYGVPSTNLTRRRILGDYQIYGDSIIGKYGPNKPNIRQLVKPLLNLFHSEPGNGLWKRKADAALRHCKTLKAFLDDTLDAIPDSVLDSNLTTSPSSREGDFADMDRLLPPTYTMITKDELVPPLCLSTSSWLK, from the exons ATGCTATTGAGCTGGCGTTTTGGGCCTGCCAGCCAAGGCCGACCAAATCCCGAGCCCAAATCCTGCTTACCTTTCTGCTCCACGGATATTACAGCCGCCCTCCGCAGCTGTAGTGATGGACTTTCACTAGGATTAGCAGGGGGCAGCCGGCAGCGGGCTCGTCTTCCATTTACGAGTACTGAGCA GTTTGACACGAGAGATGTTGAGATTAATGAATCGAACAGAGTGATGAAGTCCACTCTGTGTAGCCTTAGCTTGGTTTCTACAGTGGCTCCTCTTCATTTCAAAAGCTTCAGTAATTATTGCAACAAATCCTATACAGGTTTCAATGGATTTTGTCTTCGGTTTAAAAGATTTTGTTCACTTGGTTGCAAAAATCAAAGGCAATCAGAAAAACGTTTTACAGCTGCAGAGTATCTTCCTCCTTGGTTCAG TGTGGCGCCTATGATGGATTGGACAGATAATCATTTCAGAACTCTTGCACGACTGATATCAAAACATGCTTGGCTATACACGGAGATGGTCGTTGCAGAAACCATTGTTCATCAGAAAGATAACTTG GATAGATTCCTAGCATTCCCTCCAGAACATCACCCCATTGTTCTACAAATTGGTGGTAGTAATTTGGAGAACTTGGCAAAGGCAACAGAACTTGCTAGCACTTATTCTTACGATGAGATCAATTTAAA CTGTGGGTGCCCCAGCGGGAAAGTTGCTGGTCATGGTTGCTTTGGAGCGCGTCTAATGTTTGACCCCGAG TTTGTTGGGGATGCTATGTCAGCTATTGCTGCCAATTGTGATGTACCTGTCAGTGTAAAATGCAGAATAGGAGTGGATGACCGGGACTCATATGAAGAACTTT GTGAGTTTGTACACACAGTGGTTTCTAGATCATCGACTAGGCATTTTATCATACATGCGCGGAAGGCATTGCTCAATGGCCTAAGTCCTGCTCAGAATCGCCAAGTTCCACCTTTGAA ATATGAGTACTATTTTGCTCTATTGCGTGACTTTCCAGATGTGCAATTTACTCTGAATGGAGGCATAACTTGTACTAATCAG GTTAATGCAGCCAAAAGGCAGGGAGCTCATGGGGTCATGGTTGGTCGTGCTTCTTACAATAA TCCATGGTTTACCCTAGGACATGTGGACAAAGAAGTATATGGTGTACCAAGTACTAATCTTACACGCCGCCGA ATCCTTGGAGATTATCAGATATATGGTGACTCTATAATAGGGAAATATGGACCCAACAAACCGAATATCAGACAACTTGTGAAG CCATTGCTGAATCTATTCCATTCTGAACCTGGAAATGGCCTCTGGAAACGCAAGGCTGATGCTGCTTTGCGGCATTGCAAG ACACTCAAAGCCTTTCTTGACGACACCCTTGATGCCATACCCGACTCCGTCCTCGACTCCAACCTTACAACAAGTCCGTCAAGTCGGGAAGGGGATTTTGCTGATATGGATCGTTTGCTACCTCCGACATATACGATGATAACCAAGGACGAGCTTGTGCCTCCGCTTTGTCTAAGTACATCATC TTGGTTGAAGTAG
- the LOC109725787 gene encoding uncharacterized protein LOC109725787 isoform X6, with the protein MKSTLCSLSLVSTVAPLHFKSFSNYCNKSYTGFNGFCLRFKRFCSLGCKNQRQSEKRFTAAEYLPPWFSVAPMMDWTDNHFRTLARLISKHAWLYTEMVVAETIVHQKDNLDRFLAFPPEHHPIVLQIGGSNLENLAKATELASTYSYDEINLNCGCPSGKVAGHGCFGARLMFDPEFVGDAMSAIAANCDVPVSVKCRIGVDDRDSYEELCEFVHTVVSRSSTRHFIIHARKALLNGLSPAQNRQVPPLKYEYYFALLRDFPDVQFTLNGGITCTNQVNAAKRQGAHGVMVGRASYNNPWFTLGHVDKEVYGVPSTNLTRRRILGDYQIYGDSIIGKYGPNKPNIRQLVKPLLNLFHSEPGNGLWKRKADAALRHCKTLKAFLDDTLDAIPDSVLDSNLTTSPSSREGDFADMDRLLPPTYTMITKDELVPPLCLSTSSWLK; encoded by the exons ATGAAGTCCACTCTGTGTAGCCTTAGCTTGGTTTCTACAGTGGCTCCTCTTCATTTCAAAAGCTTCAGTAATTATTGCAACAAATCCTATACAGGTTTCAATGGATTTTGTCTTCGGTTTAAAAGATTTTGTTCACTTGGTTGCAAAAATCAAAGGCAATCAGAAAAACGTTTTACAGCTGCAGAGTATCTTCCTCCTTGGTTCAG TGTGGCGCCTATGATGGATTGGACAGATAATCATTTCAGAACTCTTGCACGACTGATATCAAAACATGCTTGGCTATACACGGAGATGGTCGTTGCAGAAACCATTGTTCATCAGAAAGATAACTTG GATAGATTCCTAGCATTCCCTCCAGAACATCACCCCATTGTTCTACAAATTGGTGGTAGTAATTTGGAGAACTTGGCAAAGGCAACAGAACTTGCTAGCACTTATTCTTACGATGAGATCAATTTAAA CTGTGGGTGCCCCAGCGGGAAAGTTGCTGGTCATGGTTGCTTTGGAGCGCGTCTAATGTTTGACCCCGAG TTTGTTGGGGATGCTATGTCAGCTATTGCTGCCAATTGTGATGTACCTGTCAGTGTAAAATGCAGAATAGGAGTGGATGACCGGGACTCATATGAAGAACTTT GTGAGTTTGTACACACAGTGGTTTCTAGATCATCGACTAGGCATTTTATCATACATGCGCGGAAGGCATTGCTCAATGGCCTAAGTCCTGCTCAGAATCGCCAAGTTCCACCTTTGAA ATATGAGTACTATTTTGCTCTATTGCGTGACTTTCCAGATGTGCAATTTACTCTGAATGGAGGCATAACTTGTACTAATCAG GTTAATGCAGCCAAAAGGCAGGGAGCTCATGGGGTCATGGTTGGTCGTGCTTCTTACAATAA TCCATGGTTTACCCTAGGACATGTGGACAAAGAAGTATATGGTGTACCAAGTACTAATCTTACACGCCGCCGA ATCCTTGGAGATTATCAGATATATGGTGACTCTATAATAGGGAAATATGGACCCAACAAACCGAATATCAGACAACTTGTGAAG CCATTGCTGAATCTATTCCATTCTGAACCTGGAAATGGCCTCTGGAAACGCAAGGCTGATGCTGCTTTGCGGCATTGCAAG ACACTCAAAGCCTTTCTTGACGACACCCTTGATGCCATACCCGACTCCGTCCTCGACTCCAACCTTACAACAAGTCCGTCAAGTCGGGAAGGGGATTTTGCTGATATGGATCGTTTGCTACCTCCGACATATACGATGATAACCAAGGACGAGCTTGTGCCTCCGCTTTGTCTAAGTACATCATC TTGGTTGAAGTAG
- the LOC109725787 gene encoding uncharacterized protein LOC109725787 isoform X4, with protein MLLSWRFGPASQGRPNPEPKSCLPFCSTDITAALRSCSDGLSLGLAGGSRQRARLPFTSTEQFDTRDVEINESNRVMKSTLCSLSLVSTVAPLHFKSFSNYCNKSYTGFNGFCLRFKRFCSLGCKNQRQSEKRFTAAEYLPPWFSVAPMMDWTDNHFRTLARLISKHAWLYTEMVVAETIVHQKDNLDRFLAFPPEHHPIVLQIGGSNLENLAKATELASTYSYDEINLNCGCPSGKVAGHGCFGARLMFDPEFVGDAMSAIAANCDVPVSVKCRIGVDDRDSYEELCEFVHTVVSRSSTRHFIIHARKALLNGLSPAQNRQVPPLKLMQPKGRELMGSCPWFTLGHVDKEVYGVPSTNLTRRRILGDYQIYGDSIIGKYGPNKPNIRQLVKPLLNLFHSEPGNGLWKRKADAALRHCKTLKAFLDDTLDAIPDSVLDSNLTTSPSSREGDFADMDRLLPPTYTMITKDELVPPLCLSTSSWLK; from the exons ATGCTATTGAGCTGGCGTTTTGGGCCTGCCAGCCAAGGCCGACCAAATCCCGAGCCCAAATCCTGCTTACCTTTCTGCTCCACGGATATTACAGCCGCCCTCCGCAGCTGTAGTGATGGACTTTCACTAGGATTAGCAGGGGGCAGCCGGCAGCGGGCTCGTCTTCCATTTACGAGTACTGAGCA GTTTGACACGAGAGATGTTGAGATTAATGAATCGAACAGAGTGATGAAGTCCACTCTGTGTAGCCTTAGCTTGGTTTCTACAGTGGCTCCTCTTCATTTCAAAAGCTTCAGTAATTATTGCAACAAATCCTATACAGGTTTCAATGGATTTTGTCTTCGGTTTAAAAGATTTTGTTCACTTGGTTGCAAAAATCAAAGGCAATCAGAAAAACGTTTTACAGCTGCAGAGTATCTTCCTCCTTGGTTCAG TGTGGCGCCTATGATGGATTGGACAGATAATCATTTCAGAACTCTTGCACGACTGATATCAAAACATGCTTGGCTATACACGGAGATGGTCGTTGCAGAAACCATTGTTCATCAGAAAGATAACTTG GATAGATTCCTAGCATTCCCTCCAGAACATCACCCCATTGTTCTACAAATTGGTGGTAGTAATTTGGAGAACTTGGCAAAGGCAACAGAACTTGCTAGCACTTATTCTTACGATGAGATCAATTTAAA CTGTGGGTGCCCCAGCGGGAAAGTTGCTGGTCATGGTTGCTTTGGAGCGCGTCTAATGTTTGACCCCGAG TTTGTTGGGGATGCTATGTCAGCTATTGCTGCCAATTGTGATGTACCTGTCAGTGTAAAATGCAGAATAGGAGTGGATGACCGGGACTCATATGAAGAACTTT GTGAGTTTGTACACACAGTGGTTTCTAGATCATCGACTAGGCATTTTATCATACATGCGCGGAAGGCATTGCTCAATGGCCTAAGTCCTGCTCAGAATCGCCAAGTTCCACCTTTGAA GTTAATGCAGCCAAAAGGCAGGGAGCTCATGGGGTCATG TCCATGGTTTACCCTAGGACATGTGGACAAAGAAGTATATGGTGTACCAAGTACTAATCTTACACGCCGCCGA ATCCTTGGAGATTATCAGATATATGGTGACTCTATAATAGGGAAATATGGACCCAACAAACCGAATATCAGACAACTTGTGAAG CCATTGCTGAATCTATTCCATTCTGAACCTGGAAATGGCCTCTGGAAACGCAAGGCTGATGCTGCTTTGCGGCATTGCAAG ACACTCAAAGCCTTTCTTGACGACACCCTTGATGCCATACCCGACTCCGTCCTCGACTCCAACCTTACAACAAGTCCGTCAAGTCGGGAAGGGGATTTTGCTGATATGGATCGTTTGCTACCTCCGACATATACGATGATAACCAAGGACGAGCTTGTGCCTCCGCTTTGTCTAAGTACATCATC TTGGTTGAAGTAG
- the LOC109725787 gene encoding uncharacterized protein LOC109725787 isoform X2: MLLSWRFGPASQGRPNPEPKSCLPFCSTDITAALRSCSDGLSLGLAGGSRQRARLPFTSTEQFDTRDVEINESNRVMKSTLCSLSLVSTVAPLHFKSFSNYCNKSYTGFNGFCLRFKRFCSLGCKNQRQSEKRFTAAEYLPPWFSVAPMMDWTDNHFRTLARLISKHAWLYTEMVVAETIVHQKDNLDRFLAFPPEHHPIVLQIGGSNLENLAKATELASTYSYDEINLNCGCPSGKVAGHGCFGARLMFDPEFVGDAMSAIAANCDVPVSVKCRIGVDDRDSYEELCEFVHTVVSRSSTRHFIIHARKALLNGLSPAQNRQVPPLKYEYYFALLRDFPDVQFTLNGGITCTNQVNAAKRQGAHGVMVGRASYNNPWFTLGHVDKEVYGVPSTNLTRRRILGDYQIYGDSIIGKYGPNKPNIRQLVKPLLNLFHSEPGNGLWKRKADAALRHCKTLKAFLDDTLDAIPDSVLDSNLTTSPSSREGDFADMDRLLPPTYTMITKDELVPPLCLIG, translated from the exons ATGCTATTGAGCTGGCGTTTTGGGCCTGCCAGCCAAGGCCGACCAAATCCCGAGCCCAAATCCTGCTTACCTTTCTGCTCCACGGATATTACAGCCGCCCTCCGCAGCTGTAGTGATGGACTTTCACTAGGATTAGCAGGGGGCAGCCGGCAGCGGGCTCGTCTTCCATTTACGAGTACTGAGCA GTTTGACACGAGAGATGTTGAGATTAATGAATCGAACAGAGTGATGAAGTCCACTCTGTGTAGCCTTAGCTTGGTTTCTACAGTGGCTCCTCTTCATTTCAAAAGCTTCAGTAATTATTGCAACAAATCCTATACAGGTTTCAATGGATTTTGTCTTCGGTTTAAAAGATTTTGTTCACTTGGTTGCAAAAATCAAAGGCAATCAGAAAAACGTTTTACAGCTGCAGAGTATCTTCCTCCTTGGTTCAG TGTGGCGCCTATGATGGATTGGACAGATAATCATTTCAGAACTCTTGCACGACTGATATCAAAACATGCTTGGCTATACACGGAGATGGTCGTTGCAGAAACCATTGTTCATCAGAAAGATAACTTG GATAGATTCCTAGCATTCCCTCCAGAACATCACCCCATTGTTCTACAAATTGGTGGTAGTAATTTGGAGAACTTGGCAAAGGCAACAGAACTTGCTAGCACTTATTCTTACGATGAGATCAATTTAAA CTGTGGGTGCCCCAGCGGGAAAGTTGCTGGTCATGGTTGCTTTGGAGCGCGTCTAATGTTTGACCCCGAG TTTGTTGGGGATGCTATGTCAGCTATTGCTGCCAATTGTGATGTACCTGTCAGTGTAAAATGCAGAATAGGAGTGGATGACCGGGACTCATATGAAGAACTTT GTGAGTTTGTACACACAGTGGTTTCTAGATCATCGACTAGGCATTTTATCATACATGCGCGGAAGGCATTGCTCAATGGCCTAAGTCCTGCTCAGAATCGCCAAGTTCCACCTTTGAA ATATGAGTACTATTTTGCTCTATTGCGTGACTTTCCAGATGTGCAATTTACTCTGAATGGAGGCATAACTTGTACTAATCAG GTTAATGCAGCCAAAAGGCAGGGAGCTCATGGGGTCATGGTTGGTCGTGCTTCTTACAATAA TCCATGGTTTACCCTAGGACATGTGGACAAAGAAGTATATGGTGTACCAAGTACTAATCTTACACGCCGCCGA ATCCTTGGAGATTATCAGATATATGGTGACTCTATAATAGGGAAATATGGACCCAACAAACCGAATATCAGACAACTTGTGAAG CCATTGCTGAATCTATTCCATTCTGAACCTGGAAATGGCCTCTGGAAACGCAAGGCTGATGCTGCTTTGCGGCATTGCAAG ACACTCAAAGCCTTTCTTGACGACACCCTTGATGCCATACCCGACTCCGTCCTCGACTCCAACCTTACAACAAGTCCGTCAAGTCGGGAAGGGGATTTTGCTGATATGGATCGTTTGCTACCTCCGACATATACGATGATAACCAAGGACGAGCTTGTGCCTCCGCTTTGTCTAA TTGGTTGA
- the LOC109725787 gene encoding uncharacterized protein LOC109725787 isoform X3 gives MLLSWRFGPASQGRPNPEPKSCLPFCSTDITAALRSCSDGLSLGLAGGSRQRARLPFTSTEQFDTRDVEINESNRVMKSTLCSLSLVSTVAPLHFKSFSNYCNKSYTGFNGFCLRFKRFCSLGCKNQRQSEKRFTAAEYLPPWFSVAPMMDWTDNHFRTLARLISKHAWLYTEMVVAETIVHQKDNLDRFLAFPPEHHPIVLQIGGSNLENLAKATELASTYSYDEINLNCGCPSGKVAGHGCFGARLMFDPEFVGDAMSAIAANCDVPVSVKCRIGVDDRDSYEELCEFVHTVVSRSSTRHFIIHARKALLNGLSPAQNRQVPPLKYEYYFALLRDFPDVQFTLNGGITCTNQVNAAKRQGAHGVMVGRASYNNPWFTLGHVDKEVYGVPSTNLTRRRILGDYQIYGDSIIGKYGPNKPNIRQLVKPLLNLFHSEPGNGLWKRKADAALRHCKAAQRPTCAATNSPTCCILFSLNDHSWYRSNLFKLEFEIRFCRFIASS, from the exons ATGCTATTGAGCTGGCGTTTTGGGCCTGCCAGCCAAGGCCGACCAAATCCCGAGCCCAAATCCTGCTTACCTTTCTGCTCCACGGATATTACAGCCGCCCTCCGCAGCTGTAGTGATGGACTTTCACTAGGATTAGCAGGGGGCAGCCGGCAGCGGGCTCGTCTTCCATTTACGAGTACTGAGCA GTTTGACACGAGAGATGTTGAGATTAATGAATCGAACAGAGTGATGAAGTCCACTCTGTGTAGCCTTAGCTTGGTTTCTACAGTGGCTCCTCTTCATTTCAAAAGCTTCAGTAATTATTGCAACAAATCCTATACAGGTTTCAATGGATTTTGTCTTCGGTTTAAAAGATTTTGTTCACTTGGTTGCAAAAATCAAAGGCAATCAGAAAAACGTTTTACAGCTGCAGAGTATCTTCCTCCTTGGTTCAG TGTGGCGCCTATGATGGATTGGACAGATAATCATTTCAGAACTCTTGCACGACTGATATCAAAACATGCTTGGCTATACACGGAGATGGTCGTTGCAGAAACCATTGTTCATCAGAAAGATAACTTG GATAGATTCCTAGCATTCCCTCCAGAACATCACCCCATTGTTCTACAAATTGGTGGTAGTAATTTGGAGAACTTGGCAAAGGCAACAGAACTTGCTAGCACTTATTCTTACGATGAGATCAATTTAAA CTGTGGGTGCCCCAGCGGGAAAGTTGCTGGTCATGGTTGCTTTGGAGCGCGTCTAATGTTTGACCCCGAG TTTGTTGGGGATGCTATGTCAGCTATTGCTGCCAATTGTGATGTACCTGTCAGTGTAAAATGCAGAATAGGAGTGGATGACCGGGACTCATATGAAGAACTTT GTGAGTTTGTACACACAGTGGTTTCTAGATCATCGACTAGGCATTTTATCATACATGCGCGGAAGGCATTGCTCAATGGCCTAAGTCCTGCTCAGAATCGCCAAGTTCCACCTTTGAA ATATGAGTACTATTTTGCTCTATTGCGTGACTTTCCAGATGTGCAATTTACTCTGAATGGAGGCATAACTTGTACTAATCAG GTTAATGCAGCCAAAAGGCAGGGAGCTCATGGGGTCATGGTTGGTCGTGCTTCTTACAATAA TCCATGGTTTACCCTAGGACATGTGGACAAAGAAGTATATGGTGTACCAAGTACTAATCTTACACGCCGCCGA ATCCTTGGAGATTATCAGATATATGGTGACTCTATAATAGGGAAATATGGACCCAACAAACCGAATATCAGACAACTTGTGAAG CCATTGCTGAATCTATTCCATTCTGAACCTGGAAATGGCCTCTGGAAACGCAAGGCTGATGCTGCTTTGCGGCATTGCAAG GCTGCCCAAAGACCTACTTGTGCTGCCACGAACAGCCCGACTTGCTGCATCTTGTTCTCGTTGAATGATCATTCATGGTATAGatcaaatttgtttaaattgGAGTTTGAAATCAGATTTTGTAGGTTCATAGCTTCTAGCTGA
- the LOC109725787 gene encoding uncharacterized protein LOC109725787 isoform X5, protein MLLSWRFGPASQGRPNPEPKSCLPFCSTDITAALRSCSDGLSLGLAGGSRQRARLPFTSTEQFDTRDVEINESNRVMKSTLCSLSLVSTVAPLHFKSFSNYCNKSYTGFNGFCLRFKRFCSLGCKNQRQSEKRFTAAEYLPPWFSVAPMMDWTDNHFRTLARLISKHAWLYTEMVVAETIVHQKDNLDRFLAFPPEHHPIVLQIGGSNLENLAKATELASTYSYDEINLNCGCPSGKVAGHGCFGARLMFDPEFVGDAMSAIAANCDVPVSVKCRIGVDDRDSYEELCEFVHTVVSRSSTRHFIIHARKALLNGLSPAQNRQVPPLKYEYYFALLRDFPDVQFTLNGGITCTNQVNAAKRQGAHGVMVGRASYNNPWFTLGHVDKEVYGVPSTNLTRRRILGDYQIYGDSIIGKYGPNKPNIRQLVKPLLNLFHSEPGNGLWKRKADAALRHCKICLLR, encoded by the exons ATGCTATTGAGCTGGCGTTTTGGGCCTGCCAGCCAAGGCCGACCAAATCCCGAGCCCAAATCCTGCTTACCTTTCTGCTCCACGGATATTACAGCCGCCCTCCGCAGCTGTAGTGATGGACTTTCACTAGGATTAGCAGGGGGCAGCCGGCAGCGGGCTCGTCTTCCATTTACGAGTACTGAGCA GTTTGACACGAGAGATGTTGAGATTAATGAATCGAACAGAGTGATGAAGTCCACTCTGTGTAGCCTTAGCTTGGTTTCTACAGTGGCTCCTCTTCATTTCAAAAGCTTCAGTAATTATTGCAACAAATCCTATACAGGTTTCAATGGATTTTGTCTTCGGTTTAAAAGATTTTGTTCACTTGGTTGCAAAAATCAAAGGCAATCAGAAAAACGTTTTACAGCTGCAGAGTATCTTCCTCCTTGGTTCAG TGTGGCGCCTATGATGGATTGGACAGATAATCATTTCAGAACTCTTGCACGACTGATATCAAAACATGCTTGGCTATACACGGAGATGGTCGTTGCAGAAACCATTGTTCATCAGAAAGATAACTTG GATAGATTCCTAGCATTCCCTCCAGAACATCACCCCATTGTTCTACAAATTGGTGGTAGTAATTTGGAGAACTTGGCAAAGGCAACAGAACTTGCTAGCACTTATTCTTACGATGAGATCAATTTAAA CTGTGGGTGCCCCAGCGGGAAAGTTGCTGGTCATGGTTGCTTTGGAGCGCGTCTAATGTTTGACCCCGAG TTTGTTGGGGATGCTATGTCAGCTATTGCTGCCAATTGTGATGTACCTGTCAGTGTAAAATGCAGAATAGGAGTGGATGACCGGGACTCATATGAAGAACTTT GTGAGTTTGTACACACAGTGGTTTCTAGATCATCGACTAGGCATTTTATCATACATGCGCGGAAGGCATTGCTCAATGGCCTAAGTCCTGCTCAGAATCGCCAAGTTCCACCTTTGAA ATATGAGTACTATTTTGCTCTATTGCGTGACTTTCCAGATGTGCAATTTACTCTGAATGGAGGCATAACTTGTACTAATCAG GTTAATGCAGCCAAAAGGCAGGGAGCTCATGGGGTCATGGTTGGTCGTGCTTCTTACAATAA TCCATGGTTTACCCTAGGACATGTGGACAAAGAAGTATATGGTGTACCAAGTACTAATCTTACACGCCGCCGA ATCCTTGGAGATTATCAGATATATGGTGACTCTATAATAGGGAAATATGGACCCAACAAACCGAATATCAGACAACTTGTGAAG CCATTGCTGAATCTATTCCATTCTGAACCTGGAAATGGCCTCTGGAAACGCAAGGCTGATGCTGCTTTGCGGCATTGCAAG ATTTGCTTACTTAGGTAA